The following coding sequences lie in one Polynucleobacter necessarius genomic window:
- the mtgA gene encoding monofunctional biosynthetic peptidoglycan transglycosylase, with product MRWLAYPIKCLFCGLLAMQTYFAIQILLWISLDPISTAFQRAEQWRLCSWHWSCSVQSKWTPYDKISNNLKRAVLVSEDDIFFQHKGVRVEDMQKAWEKNQEKMQSKNKAKTALRGGSTITQQLAKNLFLSSEQNYFRKGQELIITGLLEFILTKQRLFEIYLNSVEWGEGIFGIGAAASHYYGISPAALDLEQSAALASALPAPKCFDKEKYCRRGSINYSVRQEFILENMGRVALAPIPIPKKAK from the coding sequence ATGCGCTGGCTCGCTTACCCCATTAAATGTCTCTTTTGTGGTTTGCTGGCTATGCAGACCTATTTTGCAATTCAAATCCTTTTGTGGATCAGCCTAGATCCAATTAGTACGGCCTTTCAGAGAGCTGAGCAGTGGCGTCTCTGTTCTTGGCATTGGTCATGCTCGGTGCAATCGAAATGGACCCCTTACGACAAGATTTCCAATAATCTCAAGCGGGCCGTACTGGTCAGTGAGGACGATATTTTTTTTCAGCACAAAGGTGTGCGTGTCGAAGATATGCAAAAAGCCTGGGAAAAGAATCAGGAAAAGATGCAGTCAAAAAATAAAGCTAAAACTGCTTTAAGAGGTGGTTCCACGATTACACAACAGCTTGCTAAAAATTTATTTTTATCTTCAGAGCAAAATTATTTTCGTAAAGGCCAAGAGCTAATCATCACTGGTTTATTGGAATTCATACTGACTAAGCAAAGATTATTTGAGATTTATCTCAATTCAGTGGAGTGGGGCGAAGGTATTTTCGGAATTGGTGCTGCTGCCTCACATTATTACGGTATTAGTCCTGCCGCATTAGATCTTGAGCAATCTGCAGCCTTAGCATCTGCTTTGCCTGCGCCAAAATGTTTTGACAAAGAGAAATATTGCCGCAGGGGGAGTATTAATTACTCTGTCCGCCAAGAATTTATTTTAGAAAACATGGGGCGCGTGGCTTTGGCGCCTATACCAATACCTAAAAAAGCTAAGTAG
- the pyrF gene encoding orotidine-5'-phosphate decarboxylase, translating into MNSRSNTFNQQLQSAWASQGSMLCVGFDPDPKRLPTALQGKPEGIFEFCRDIADATADLVCSFKPQFAYFASQRAEAQLEKLIAHLKNKYPHIPVILDSKRGDIGSTADHYALEAFERYGADAITVNPYMGFDTIEPYLKHSGKGVIVLCRTSNPGGSDLQFLNVSPSGEPLYLHVAKLAATQWNVSGQISLVVGATFPEEIAKVRAIVGNMPLLIPGIGAQGGDIEATVKAGSIAGKPGTGMIINSSRAILYASSGSDFAQAARKVALSTRDALKAAT; encoded by the coding sequence ATGAACTCTCGCTCAAATACCTTTAACCAGCAACTCCAGTCTGCATGGGCTTCCCAAGGCAGCATGCTGTGCGTTGGTTTTGACCCCGACCCGAAACGCTTGCCTACAGCCCTTCAAGGTAAGCCCGAGGGGATCTTTGAGTTCTGCCGTGATATTGCTGATGCGACGGCAGATTTAGTTTGCTCATTTAAGCCTCAGTTTGCCTACTTTGCGTCGCAAAGGGCGGAAGCTCAACTTGAGAAGCTCATTGCCCACCTAAAAAATAAATACCCTCACATTCCAGTCATCCTCGATTCCAAGCGGGGAGATATTGGTAGCACTGCAGACCATTACGCCCTTGAGGCGTTTGAACGTTATGGGGCAGATGCAATTACCGTCAATCCCTACATGGGTTTTGACACCATCGAGCCTTACCTGAAACATAGTGGCAAAGGGGTCATTGTTCTATGCCGCACCTCTAACCCAGGGGGATCAGACTTGCAGTTTCTGAATGTATCGCCCAGTGGTGAGCCTCTGTATTTACATGTAGCTAAGCTGGCTGCCACTCAATGGAATGTCAGCGGTCAAATTAGTCTTGTAGTTGGCGCAACCTTCCCCGAAGAAATTGCCAAGGTGCGCGCCATTGTGGGTAATATGCCATTACTGATCCCCGGCATTGGCGCACAAGGTGGTGACATTGAAGCAACTGTTAAGGCAGGTAGCATCGCGGGAAAACCCGGCACAGGCATGATCATCAACTCATCTAGAGCAATTTTGTATGCCAGCTCAGGAAGTGATTTTGCTCAGGCAGCCAGAAAAGTTGCGCTGAGCACACGCGATGCGCTAAAAGCCGCTACTTAG
- the corA gene encoding magnesium/cobalt transporter CorA, with protein sequence MINLFVLQNGRLSQEQVEDRNELLQYANPIWIDVVDPEEEELIWIKEAFGVLLPELDDLGDLEASARYFEADDGHLHIRTDFLLDEEETSRNVRVAFVLTKQVLFSIHDEDLPVFRLMRLRARLRPGSVSNAKDVLLDLYSTDAEYSADALEEVYENLEQAGKRVLSDNINDADAAEVLETIATEEDTNGRIRRNVMDTRRALSFLMRSKLLSDEQQEEARQILRDIDSLENHTAFLFDKINFLMDATVGFINLNQSKIIKIFSVVSVALMPPTLLASIWGMNYKHMPELDATWGYPMAIIAMIISAIIPLWYFHHKGWMK encoded by the coding sequence ATGATCAACTTGTTCGTCCTGCAAAATGGCCGCCTCTCTCAAGAGCAAGTCGAAGATCGCAATGAATTATTGCAATATGCCAATCCTATCTGGATTGATGTGGTTGATCCAGAGGAAGAAGAGCTTATTTGGATTAAAGAGGCATTTGGTGTGCTTTTGCCTGAGCTCGATGACTTGGGTGACTTGGAGGCTTCCGCTCGCTACTTTGAGGCCGATGACGGCCATCTCCATATTCGTACTGACTTCCTCCTGGATGAAGAAGAAACCTCTCGTAACGTTCGAGTTGCTTTCGTGCTCACTAAGCAAGTCTTGTTTTCTATTCATGATGAAGATTTGCCCGTATTCCGCTTAATGCGTTTGCGTGCGCGTTTGCGTCCAGGCTCGGTAAGTAATGCAAAAGATGTGTTGCTTGACCTATACTCAACCGATGCCGAGTATTCCGCTGATGCCTTAGAAGAGGTCTATGAAAATTTGGAGCAGGCTGGCAAACGTGTTCTCTCAGACAACATTAATGATGCTGATGCTGCTGAGGTTTTAGAGACTATTGCAACTGAAGAAGACACCAACGGGCGCATTCGACGTAATGTAATGGATACCCGGAGAGCCTTATCTTTTTTGATGCGCAGTAAACTTCTCTCAGATGAGCAGCAGGAAGAGGCCCGTCAAATTTTGCGCGATATTGATTCTTTAGAGAATCACACTGCTTTCTTATTCGATAAGATTAACTTCTTAATGGATGCCACAGTGGGTTTCATTAATCTGAACCAATCCAAAATTATTAAGATCTTCTCGGTGGTATCTGTCGCCTTAATGCCGCCTACCTTGTTGGCGAGTATTTGGGGAATGAACTATAAGCATATGCCAGAGCTCGATGCGACTTGGGGTTATCCCATGGCGATTATCGCAATGATTATTTCAGCGATCATTCCATTATGGTACTTCCATCACAAAGGCTGGATGAAGTAA
- a CDS encoding CinA family protein, which produces MSTIETIKVLAEILRSRNWQMAAAESCTGGLVCAALTELAGSSDWFERGFIAYSNEAKSAYLGIPAKLIEMHGAVSEPTAIAMAEGAQVQAGVNIAISITGIAGPSGGSIEKPIGTVCFGWAIRGDSGNRVLSKTMHFTGDRQSVREQARDFVLSELLRLLKN; this is translated from the coding sequence ATGAGCACGATTGAGACTATCAAAGTATTAGCAGAAATATTGCGCTCTCGAAATTGGCAAATGGCGGCAGCCGAATCCTGCACCGGTGGACTGGTGTGTGCAGCACTGACCGAACTAGCCGGCTCCAGCGATTGGTTTGAACGTGGCTTTATAGCCTACAGCAATGAGGCTAAGTCTGCATACTTAGGGATTCCAGCCAAGTTAATTGAAATGCATGGCGCCGTGAGTGAGCCCACAGCCATCGCCATGGCAGAGGGCGCCCAAGTACAAGCAGGAGTCAATATCGCTATCTCCATTACCGGTATTGCTGGGCCTAGCGGCGGGTCAATAGAAAAGCCGATTGGAACAGTATGTTTTGGGTGGGCGATTCGAGGAGACTCTGGCAACCGTGTGCTGAGTAAAACGATGCACTTCACTGGAGACCGCCAAAGCGTACGTGAGCAAGCGCGTGATTTTGTTCTGAGCGAGTTACTGAGGCTGCTGAAAAACTAA
- a CDS encoding phosphatidylglycerophosphatase A family protein, whose translation MTEFVHTEIKPSFKWMLQTASRTLAFGFGSGLSPIAPGTVGTLWAWAAFLIGEHFFTTEDIFWIIVGGIPLGCWICGQVSEELGKKDFGGIVWDEMLAFWLVLILIMPTSIWIQIIAFALFRFFDAVKPGPIGMIDRHFKDLEHHDGPSNFRQIIWRGFGIMVDDLAAAFFTLLVIALLQLYMQQNGWRLI comes from the coding sequence ATGACTGAATTTGTGCACACCGAAATAAAGCCTAGCTTTAAATGGATGCTTCAAACTGCTAGTCGTACGCTAGCGTTCGGATTTGGTAGCGGTCTTAGTCCCATAGCACCAGGAACAGTTGGCACCCTTTGGGCTTGGGCGGCATTCTTGATTGGCGAACACTTCTTCACCACCGAAGATATCTTTTGGATTATTGTCGGCGGAATACCACTTGGCTGCTGGATCTGCGGTCAAGTGAGCGAGGAGCTTGGTAAAAAAGATTTCGGCGGAATTGTTTGGGATGAAATGCTAGCCTTTTGGCTCGTTCTTATTTTGATCATGCCCACCAGCATTTGGATACAAATCATTGCATTTGCACTCTTTCGGTTTTTTGATGCAGTCAAACCAGGTCCTATTGGCATGATTGATCGTCACTTTAAGGATCTTGAACATCATGATGGACCATCTAATTTCAGGCAAATCATTTGGCGTGGATTTGGCATCATGGTTGATGACCTTGCTGCAGCATTTTTTACACTTTTAGTCATCGCCTTACTCCAACTCTATATGCAACAAAATGGATGGAGACTGATATGA
- the thiL gene encoding thiamine-phosphate kinase: protein MHSQPSPLGEFDLIDRFFKTRANPLFKNSYLTLKLGIGDDCALINPPVGEEIAVTSDMLVEGRHFFAETDAEQLGHKALAVNLSDLAAMGASPLGFTLAISIPAINEAWLGAFSKGLLDLANQFACPLIGGDTTAGPLTISITAFGSIPSGKAIRRSGAKIDDDIWVSGTLGDARLTLAALRHEIHLTEKALKLVENRMHQPLPRLELGKRLREIASAALDISDGLLGDLRHILRQSEVSAEIVLDQLPKSATLQEQEISIQNLYAASGGDDYELCFTAPESHRANLLKISNEFNLPLTRIGKIVPIQNNTPEIRLFNTDGSIVNETQTAILLKSFNHFAI from the coding sequence ATGCATTCCCAACCTAGCCCCCTTGGGGAATTTGACCTGATTGATCGTTTTTTCAAAACGAGGGCCAATCCCCTCTTCAAAAACTCATACCTTACTCTAAAACTAGGTATTGGTGATGACTGCGCCCTTATTAACCCCCCTGTCGGCGAAGAAATTGCCGTTACTAGCGACATGCTGGTTGAAGGCAGGCATTTTTTTGCAGAAACGGATGCAGAACAACTAGGCCACAAAGCTCTTGCAGTAAACCTTTCTGACCTAGCAGCGATGGGGGCAAGCCCGCTTGGCTTTACCCTAGCTATCTCCATACCTGCAATCAATGAAGCTTGGCTAGGCGCGTTTTCCAAGGGCTTGTTGGATCTTGCAAACCAGTTTGCCTGTCCACTGATTGGTGGCGATACCACCGCAGGCCCACTCACAATTTCGATTACTGCATTTGGCAGCATTCCAAGCGGGAAAGCTATTCGCAGATCAGGCGCAAAAATTGATGATGATATTTGGGTTTCGGGAACTTTGGGTGACGCACGCCTCACACTTGCTGCACTGCGTCATGAAATTCACCTCACTGAAAAGGCCCTAAAGCTGGTTGAAAATCGAATGCATCAACCGTTGCCCAGATTAGAACTTGGAAAACGCTTACGAGAAATTGCTAGCGCCGCTCTAGATATATCAGATGGCTTACTTGGAGACCTCAGACATATCTTGCGCCAATCTGAAGTAAGCGCTGAAATTGTTTTAGATCAACTCCCTAAATCGGCAACACTACAAGAGCAAGAAATTTCAATCCAGAATCTATACGCCGCGAGTGGCGGCGATGATTATGAGCTTTGCTTCACAGCACCTGAAAGTCATCGCGCTAATCTGTTAAAGATCAGCAATGAATTCAATCTTCCATTGACACGTATAGGCAAAATCGTGCCTATTCAAAACAACACTCCTGAAATCCGTCTTTTCAATACCGATGGCAGTATCGTAAACGAGACGCAAACAGCCATACTTCTAAAATCATTCAATCACTTTGCAATATGA
- a CDS encoding NADP-dependent malic enzyme, whose translation MSKENNKEQQIAALREAALHYHEFPVPGKIEIAPTKQLTNQRDLALAYTPGVAAPCEEIVKDPANAFKYTARGNLVGVITNGTAVLGLGNIGPLASKPVMEGKAVLFKKFVGIDVFDIEVNESDPEKLVEIIAALEPTFGGINLEDIKAPDCFVVERKLQARMKIPVFHDDQHGTAIVVAAAILNGLKVVGKEVGDVKLVTSGAGAAALACLDLLVDLGIQRKNIWVTDLAGVAYKGRKELMDPEKEPFCQETDLRTLDQVIEGADIFLGLSAGGVLKQEMVKKMADKPLIYALANPTPEILPEEVKLVRPDAVMATGRTDYPNQVNNVLCFPFIFRGALDVGATTITRGMEVAAVKAVAELAQAEQSEVVTSVYGIENLSFGPEYLIPKPFDPRLITVIAPAVAKAAMDDGVASRPIKDFDAYRNQLQQFVYHSGTLMKPLFSIAKRVPANQKRIVFAEGEDERVLRAVQIILDENLATPILIGRPAVIEHRIEKFGLRMKAGDDFEIVNPENDSRFRDFWQTYLALTERKGVTQSFAKLEVRRRNSLIGSLLIQKGMADGMISGTVGNLATHLKYVDEVIGREPGANVYGAMSGLILPGRQVFLVDTHINIDPTAEQLSELTMMAASEMRKLSLVPKVALLSHSNFGSSNAPSAVKMRQVLALLKNADPTLEVDGEMHGDSALDASIREGAVSSSTLKGDANLLVLPNIDAANISYNLLKTAAGNGIAIGPLLLGVAKPIHILTPAATVRRIVNVTTLAVVEAASNARGIT comes from the coding sequence ATGAGCAAAGAAAACAATAAAGAACAGCAAATTGCAGCCCTCAGAGAAGCTGCCCTTCATTATCACGAGTTTCCAGTTCCCGGAAAGATTGAAATTGCCCCGACCAAGCAACTCACGAATCAGCGAGACTTGGCGCTTGCATATACCCCTGGAGTAGCGGCACCTTGCGAAGAGATTGTTAAAGACCCGGCCAATGCTTTTAAGTACACAGCGCGTGGAAACTTAGTAGGCGTGATTACCAACGGCACAGCTGTCCTTGGCCTTGGAAATATTGGCCCTCTTGCGAGTAAGCCGGTAATGGAAGGCAAAGCAGTACTGTTTAAGAAATTTGTAGGTATCGATGTTTTTGATATTGAAGTCAATGAAAGCGATCCTGAAAAGTTGGTAGAAATTATTGCGGCTTTAGAGCCAACATTTGGTGGCATCAACTTAGAAGACATTAAGGCTCCGGACTGTTTTGTGGTTGAGCGCAAGTTACAAGCTCGCATGAAGATTCCAGTCTTTCATGATGATCAACATGGCACAGCTATTGTGGTTGCTGCCGCCATCCTCAATGGCTTGAAGGTAGTTGGCAAAGAGGTTGGTGATGTGAAATTGGTTACCTCTGGTGCCGGGGCAGCCGCACTAGCGTGCTTGGATTTATTGGTTGACTTAGGTATTCAGCGTAAAAATATTTGGGTAACCGACCTTGCTGGCGTGGCATATAAAGGCCGCAAAGAATTAATGGATCCAGAGAAGGAGCCCTTTTGCCAAGAAACAGATTTGCGTACCCTAGATCAAGTGATTGAAGGTGCGGATATATTCTTGGGTCTTTCTGCTGGTGGCGTTCTCAAGCAAGAGATGGTTAAAAAGATGGCTGATAAGCCATTGATTTACGCTTTGGCAAATCCAACCCCAGAAATTCTTCCGGAAGAAGTAAAGCTCGTTCGTCCTGATGCGGTGATGGCAACTGGGCGTACTGATTATCCAAATCAAGTTAATAACGTCTTGTGTTTCCCATTTATTTTCCGCGGAGCTCTTGATGTTGGTGCAACCACCATTACTCGTGGCATGGAAGTCGCTGCTGTAAAGGCAGTAGCAGAGTTAGCGCAAGCCGAGCAAAGCGAAGTAGTCACCTCAGTGTATGGAATTGAAAACCTTTCCTTTGGTCCTGAATACTTAATCCCAAAACCATTTGATCCGCGATTAATTACGGTAATTGCCCCTGCAGTAGCTAAAGCTGCAATGGATGATGGCGTAGCATCTCGTCCAATCAAAGATTTCGATGCATATCGCAATCAGTTACAGCAATTTGTGTATCACTCTGGCACTTTGATGAAGCCTCTCTTTAGTATTGCCAAGAGGGTACCTGCCAATCAAAAACGCATCGTCTTTGCTGAAGGTGAAGATGAGCGGGTATTGCGTGCAGTGCAAATTATTCTTGATGAAAACTTGGCAACCCCAATATTGATCGGCCGTCCTGCTGTTATTGAACATCGTATCGAAAAGTTTGGTTTGCGTATGAAGGCGGGTGATGATTTTGAGATCGTCAATCCTGAAAATGATTCGCGCTTTCGTGATTTTTGGCAAACCTACCTCGCACTAACAGAACGCAAAGGTGTGACCCAATCATTTGCTAAGTTAGAAGTACGTCGCCGCAATAGTTTGATTGGTAGTTTATTGATTCAAAAGGGCATGGCTGATGGCATGATTTCTGGTACGGTAGGTAATTTGGCTACGCACCTCAAGTATGTCGATGAAGTGATTGGTCGTGAGCCAGGTGCAAATGTGTATGGAGCAATGTCCGGCCTGATTTTGCCTGGCCGCCAAGTCTTCTTGGTTGATACTCATATCAATATCGATCCAACTGCAGAACAATTATCAGAACTAACTATGATGGCTGCAAGCGAAATGCGTAAATTGAGCTTGGTTCCTAAAGTCGCCCTGTTATCGCATTCAAACTTTGGATCGAGCAACGCCCCATCTGCAGTCAAAATGCGCCAGGTATTAGCTCTGTTGAAAAATGCAGATCCGACTCTCGAAGTTGATGGAGAGATGCATGGTGATAGCGCATTGGATGCAAGTATCCGCGAAGGTGCCGTGTCTTCATCCACCCTAAAGGGCGATGCGAATCTTTTGGTGCTTCCAAATATCGATGCTGCAAACATTTCCTATAACTTACTGAAGACGGCTGCGGGCAATGGTATTGCGATTGGACCTCTGTTGTTAGGTGTTGCCAAACCTATTCACATATTGACTCCAGCTGCGACAGTTCGCCGGATCGTGAATGTGACGACTTTGGCTGTTGTAGAGGCTGCAAGCAACGCCAGAGGCATTACTTAA
- a CDS encoding barstar family protein → MNNRYENINTASFEENSRAESWDSNDRLEIESSAANVYAQGGLSRLQTYAANQVSGKKVTASWRAALAVRDAGPPAMLRSVRTNIVQSIRAFRTPDLQEAATELGQHFIYANCVNAMTKGEVLEAIAIAYSFTKQQAKNFDPLLDALTTTTDKAGQQPGFVVVLEGLPCTQKFDKEARETLLDVFRDAVDYWAERRTPYRVFYSFA, encoded by the coding sequence ATGAATAATCGCTATGAAAACATCAATACAGCAAGCTTTGAAGAAAATAGTCGCGCTGAAAGTTGGGATAGTAATGATCGTCTAGAAATAGAGTCATCTGCTGCCAATGTCTATGCTCAGGGCGGTTTATCTCGTTTACAAACCTATGCAGCAAATCAGGTGTCGGGGAAAAAAGTGACAGCTTCTTGGCGTGCCGCTTTAGCAGTTCGCGATGCCGGACCTCCGGCTATGTTGCGCAGTGTGCGTACCAATATCGTGCAATCGATACGTGCTTTCCGGACTCCAGATCTGCAGGAAGCAGCAACTGAGCTTGGTCAGCATTTTATTTACGCCAATTGCGTTAATGCAATGACCAAGGGCGAAGTACTTGAAGCTATTGCTATTGCTTACTCCTTCACCAAGCAACAGGCTAAGAACTTTGATCCCCTATTAGATGCCTTGACTACTACTACTGATAAGGCTGGCCAGCAGCCTGGATTTGTAGTGGTGCTTGAAGGGCTACCATGTACACAGAAATTTGATAAAGAAGCTCGTGAAACCTTGTTAGATGTTTTCCGTGATGCCGTGGATTACTGGGCTGAGCGTCGCACGCCTTATCGTGTGTTCTATTCTTTCGCGTAA
- a CDS encoding 16S rRNA (uracil(1498)-N(3))-methyltransferase has product MPQFYLPGPWEFQKPTTLTPEVAHHLRVRRIQTGESFPVFDGKGLVAKAELLSLSGKSGLAQLSDIRTDTHRETPYAITLAQGLAGSDKMDWIIEKAVETGAQIITPMQCERSILKLTRPSDQDRAQKRLSHWEGIIQAACEQCDRTVLAKLEPIQTFEAYLSDSGKPALKLLLSPDATKSLYSVLIESDPQDIILMIGPEGGHSPQEEAQAQAAGYQIVSLGERVLRTETAGVVAISAVHSVWNPEMQNRLK; this is encoded by the coding sequence ATGCCTCAATTTTATCTTCCCGGACCATGGGAATTCCAAAAGCCGACCACCCTCACCCCTGAGGTTGCCCATCACTTGCGCGTTCGACGCATCCAAACCGGCGAATCCTTCCCGGTATTCGATGGAAAGGGGCTTGTAGCCAAGGCTGAACTACTTTCTTTGAGTGGAAAAAGTGGTTTAGCCCAGCTCAGCGACATTCGCACTGATACCCATCGCGAAACCCCGTATGCCATTACTTTGGCCCAAGGCTTAGCCGGGAGCGACAAAATGGATTGGATCATTGAAAAAGCGGTAGAAACTGGTGCCCAAATCATTACACCGATGCAGTGCGAACGCTCGATCCTCAAATTAACCCGTCCAAGCGATCAGGATCGGGCTCAAAAACGCCTATCCCACTGGGAGGGGATTATTCAAGCCGCATGTGAACAATGTGACCGAACCGTCCTAGCCAAATTGGAGCCAATTCAAACCTTTGAAGCATATTTAAGTGATAGCGGAAAGCCAGCCCTAAAACTTCTCTTGAGCCCAGATGCCACCAAAAGTCTATATTCAGTGTTAATTGAATCTGACCCACAAGACATCATCCTGATGATTGGACCGGAAGGTGGTCATTCCCCGCAAGAAGAAGCACAAGCACAAGCTGCAGGTTACCAAATTGTTTCACTGGGAGAGCGTGTTCTTCGCACTGAAACGGCTGGCGTAGTGGCAATCTCTGCAGTTCACAGCGTTTGGAATCCGGAAATGCAAAATCGCCTCAAATAG
- the tkt gene encoding transketolase, producing the protein MSNLQIRMANAIRALSMDAVQQANSGHPGMPMGMADIAVGLWNEHLKHNPTDPRWIDRDRFVLSNGHGSMLLYSLLHLTGYDLPMEELKNFRQLHSKTPGHPEYAITPGVETTTGPLGQGISNAVGMALAEKLLAEEFNRPGHNIIDHHTYVFLGDGCLMEGISHEVCSLAGTLKLNKLIALWDDNGISIDGKVVSWFNEDTPTRFEAYGWNVIRGVDGHDAEAVSAAIANAKKSDKPTLICCKTAIGQGSPYMAGSDKVHGSPLGVAEIAATRVVLNWPYAPFEIPKDIYAAWDFKKRGQAAEHEWNKEFQKYKNKFPKLASELQRRMQGDLSTDFAETLNAYLKTCQAKSETVATRKASQNAIEALAPVLPEFMGGSADLTGSNLTNWSACKPVRADQWGNHINYGVREFGMSAIMNGIALHGGYIPFGGTFLTFSDYSRNALRMAALMKLRSIFVFTHDSIGLGEDGPTHQSVEHVASLRLIPNLMVWRPCDTTESAAAWGAAIERKNGPSALIFSRQNCPFVSRTPKQIKDIARGGYVLRDPKLGKIDAVIIATGSEIALALQTAEQLDKEGLGIQVVSMPSTTVFDQQDAAYKAKVLPANIPRIAVEAGVTDFWWKYGCAAVHGVDTFGESAPAPVLYEHFGLTTDYITKTVKQCIAQK; encoded by the coding sequence ATGTCAAACCTTCAAATTCGTATGGCCAATGCCATCCGCGCCTTATCTATGGATGCAGTACAACAGGCAAATTCAGGACACCCTGGTATGCCAATGGGTATGGCTGATATTGCTGTTGGATTATGGAATGAGCATTTAAAACACAACCCAACTGATCCCCGCTGGATTGATCGTGATCGTTTTGTTTTATCAAATGGCCACGGCTCTATGTTGTTGTACTCACTCTTGCATTTGACTGGCTATGACTTGCCAATGGAAGAGTTAAAAAATTTTCGCCAGCTGCATAGCAAAACTCCAGGACACCCTGAGTATGCAATTACACCAGGAGTAGAAACGACCACCGGCCCTTTGGGCCAAGGCATCTCTAATGCAGTGGGTATGGCATTGGCTGAAAAATTATTGGCCGAAGAATTTAATCGCCCCGGCCACAACATCATTGATCACCACACCTATGTATTTTTGGGTGATGGTTGTTTGATGGAAGGCATCAGTCATGAAGTGTGTTCTTTAGCTGGAACGCTGAAACTCAACAAGCTGATTGCTTTGTGGGATGACAATGGTATTTCAATCGATGGCAAGGTGGTTTCTTGGTTTAACGAAGATACCCCAACACGTTTTGAGGCTTATGGCTGGAACGTCATTCGTGGCGTTGATGGTCATGATGCAGAGGCGGTATCGGCCGCTATTGCTAATGCCAAAAAGAGTGATAAACCAACTCTGATCTGCTGCAAGACTGCGATTGGCCAAGGTTCACCGTATATGGCTGGCAGCGATAAGGTACACGGTTCACCATTGGGTGTCGCTGAGATTGCTGCAACCCGTGTTGTATTGAATTGGCCGTATGCACCTTTTGAAATTCCAAAAGATATTTATGCTGCTTGGGATTTTAAAAAGCGCGGCCAAGCAGCGGAACATGAATGGAATAAAGAATTCCAAAAATATAAAAATAAATTCCCAAAACTTGCTTCTGAATTGCAACGTCGTATGCAAGGGGACTTGTCGACAGACTTTGCAGAAACGCTAAATGCCTATCTCAAGACCTGCCAAGCAAAATCGGAAACTGTGGCAACCCGTAAGGCAAGTCAAAATGCAATAGAAGCACTTGCGCCTGTATTGCCAGAATTTATGGGCGGCTCTGCAGACTTAACCGGTTCTAACTTGACGAATTGGTCTGCCTGCAAACCGGTTCGCGCCGATCAGTGGGGCAACCACATAAACTATGGTGTACGTGAATTTGGTATGAGCGCGATCATGAATGGGATTGCCTTGCATGGCGGCTACATCCCATTTGGCGGAACTTTTTTAACCTTCTCAGATTACAGCCGCAATGCCTTGCGTATGGCTGCTTTAATGAAGTTGCGCAGCATTTTTGTATTCACTCATGACTCCATTGGCTTGGGTGAAGATGGCCCAACCCACCAGTCGGTGGAGCACGTTGCTAGCTTGCGTTTAATCCCAAATCTCATGGTTTGGCGTCCGTGCGATACCACTGAGAGTGCAGCAGCTTGGGGCGCAGCAATTGAACGTAAAAATGGCCCTAGTGCGTTGATTTTTAGTCGTCAAAATTGCCCATTTGTTTCTCGTACGCCTAAGCAAATCAAAGATATTGCTCGTGGAGGCTATGTATTACGTGATCCAAAGTTAGGCAAGATTGATGCAGTCATTATTGCAACTGGTTCCGAAATTGCCTTGGCACTACAAACTGCAGAGCAGTTAGATAAAGAAGGTTTGGGTATTCAAGTGGTTTCAATGCCGTCAACTACGGTCTTTGATCAACAAGATGCAGCTTATAAAGCAAAAGTTTTACCTGCAAACATTCCGCGTATTGCGGTTGAAGCTGGTGTGACTGATTTCTGGTGGAAGTATGGTTGTGCCGCAGTGCATGGTGTGGACACCTTCGGTGAGTCTGCGCCAGCGCCTGTGCTGTATGAGCATTTCGGTTTAACTACAGATTACATTACCAAGACGGTAAAGCAATGCATCGCGCAGAAGTAA